GTAAGAGCTTTCCAGGCTGGGATCGACCATACCATTGCTGGTAGTGTTCATTCAAGCCATAATTCACGCTAGACCACCATACCTCCTGCCCCGTGTCCTTGGACTTGCGCATGAACCCATGACCATGTGGATAGGGAAGGAGCCAGTGGCTTTGAAGGAATGAAGTCTTCAGCGTCTGTTTCCACGCACGCGCCTGATCCTTGCCGAG
Above is a window of Aspergillus puulaauensis MK2 DNA, chromosome 2, nearly complete sequence DNA encoding:
- a CDS encoding uncharacterized protein (COG:S;~EggNog:ENOG410PW0G): MIYQQSFEAIHQILGKDQARAWKQTLKTSFLQSHWLLPYPHGHGFMRKSKDTGQEVWWSSVNYGLNEHYQQWYGRSQPGKLLPAEYIQHHPTTSWGHFYPDHRYMERGMEPEMDLVRLSDGDLYEKLVQIADRFSQNP